The following coding sequences lie in one Sorghum bicolor cultivar BTx623 chromosome 6, Sorghum_bicolor_NCBIv3, whole genome shotgun sequence genomic window:
- the LOC8066841 gene encoding anthocyanidin reductase ((2S)-flavan-3-ol-forming) produces MSAGARKKTACVTGGNGYIASVLIKMLLEKGYAVKTTVRNPDDMEKSSHLRDLQALGPLEVLGADLDKEGSFDDAVAGCDYAFLVAAPVNLHSKNPEEELIEPAVRGTLNVMRSCAKAGTVKRVVLTSSAAAVSGRPLQGSGHVLDEESWSDVEYLTANKSGPWGYPVSKVLSEKAACRFAEEHGISLVTVCPVLTVGAAPAPKIHTSVPASLSLLSGDEAAFGVLKGIEMATGCVSLVHVADLCRAEVFVAEEDAAAGRYVCCSVNTTIVELARFLADKYPQYTVKTDLLSTGEVLEKRRVSLSSARLVSEGFEFEYETLGKIYGDVVEHGKALGILPN; encoded by the exons ATGTCAGCGGGTGCCAGGAAGAAGACGGCGTGCGTGACCGGAGGTAACGGGTACATCGCCTCGGTGCTCATCAAGATGCTGCTGGAGAAAGGGTACGCCGTGAAGACGACGGTCAGGAACCCCG ATGACATGGAGAAGAGCTCCCACCTCAGGGACCTGCAGGCGCTTGGCCCCCTGGAAGTCCTCGGCGCCGACCTGGACAAAGAAGGCAGTTTCGACGACGCCGTCGCCGGCTGCGACTACGCCTTCCTCGTCGCCGCTCCAGTGAACCTCCATTCGAAGAATCCTGAG GAAGAATTGATCGAGCCTGCTGTCCGAGGAACCCTGAACGTCATGAGGTCGTGCGCCAAGGCAGGGACAGTGAAGCGCGTGGTTCTGACCTCGTCGGCGGCCGCAGTCTCCGGCAGGCCGTTGCAAGGCAGCGGGCACGTTCTGGACGAGGAGTCCTGGTCCGACGTCGAGTACCTCACTGCCAACAAATCCGGTCCCTGG gggtaccccgtcTCCAAGGTGCTCTCGGAGAAGGCGGCGTGCAGGTTCGCGGAGGAGCACGGCATCAGCCTCGTCACCGTCTGCCCCGTCCTCACCGTCGGCGCGGCGCCGGCACCAAAGATCCACACGAGCGTCCCTGCCAGCCTCTCCCTGCTATCCG GCGACGAAGCAGCGTTCGGCGTGCTGAAAGGCATCGAGATGGCCACGGGCTGCGTGTCGCTCGTTCACGTTGCCGACCTGTGCCGTGCCGAGGTGTTCGTCGCCGAGGaagacgccgccgccgggaggTACGTCTGCTGCAGCGTCAACACCACCATCGTCGAGCTCGCCCGTTTCCTGGCGGACAAGTACCCGCAGTACACCGTGAAGACGGACCTGCT CTCCACCGGCGAGGTCCTTGAGAAGCGGAGAGTGAGCCTGTCGTCGGCGAGGCTGGTCAGTGAAGGGTTCGAGTTCGAATACGAGACGCTGGGCAAGATCTACGGCGACGTGGTGGAGCACGGCAAGGCCCTGGGGATTCTGCCCAACTGA
- the LOC8066842 gene encoding uncharacterized protein LOC8066842, with product MSAGDMKKTACVTGGNGYIASALIKMLLEKGYAVKTTVRNPDDMEKNSHLKDLQALGHLEVFRADLDEDGSFDDAVAGCDYAFLVAAPVNLHTKNPEKELIEPAVRGTLNVMRSCVKAGTVRRVVLTSSAASVSSRPQLQGDGHVLDEDSWSDVEYLRAHKPAGPWAYPVSKVLLEKEACRFSEEHGISLVTVCPVATVGEAPAPTVRTSVPNCLSLLSGDEAEFAVLDAIERATGCVPLVHVDDLCRAELFVAEEVSAAGRYICCSINTTIAELARFLADKYPQYDVKTSLLSGERLEKPRVRLSSEKLVKEGFEFRYRTLDDMYDDMVEYGKTLGILPSGTADEMSTGNRKKTACVTGGNGYIASALIKMLLERGYAVKTTVRKPDDMEKNSHLKDLQTLGSLEIFRADLDEDGSFDDAVAGCDYAFLVAAPVNLHTKNPEKELIEPAVRGTLNVMRSCVKAGTVRRVVLTSSAASVSSRPQLQGDGLVLDEDSWSDVEYLRAHKPAGPWGYPVSKVLLEKEAYRFSEEHGISLVTVCPVLTVGAAPAPTVRTSVPNCLSLLSGDEAEFAVLDAIERDAGCVPLVHVDDLCRAELFVAEEDAAAGRYICCSLNTTITDLARFLTDNYPQYGVKTNLLSGEQLQKPRVHLSSEKLVKEGFGFRYTTLDDMYDDMVEYGKVLGILPC from the exons ATGTCGGCCGGCGACATGAAGAAGACTGCGTGCGTGACCGGAGGGAACGGCTACATCGCCTCGGCGCTCATCAAGATGCTGCTGGAAAAGGGCTACGCCGTCAAGACGACGGTCAGGAACCCCG ATGACATGGAGAAGAACTCCCACCTCAAGGACCTGCAGGCGCTCGGCCACCTGGAGGTCTTCCGCGCCGACTTGGATGAAGATGGCAGCTTTGACGACGCCGTCGCCGGCTGCGACTACGCCTTCCTAGTCGCCGCTCCAGTGAACCTCCACACGAAGAATCCTGAG AAAGAGCTGATCGAGCCCGCTGTCAGGGGAACTCTGAACGTCATGCGGTCGTGCGTGAAGGCCGGGACGGTGAGGCGCGTGGTCCTGACCTCGTCGGCGGCCTCGGTCTCCAGCAGGCCGCAGCTGCAAGGCGACGGGCACGTGCTGGACGAAGACTCCTGGTCCGATGTCGAGTACCTTAGAGCCCACAAGCCTGCAGGGCCCTGG gcGTACCCGGTGTCCAAGGTGCTCCTGGAGAAGGAGGCGTGCAGGTTCTCGGAGGAGCATGGCATCAGCCTCGTCACCGTCTGCCCCGTCGCCACCGTCGGCGAGGCGCCGGCCCCGACCGTGCGCACCAGCGTCCCAAACTGCCTCTCCCTTCTATCCG GCGACGAGGCAGAGTTCGCGGTGCTGGACGCCATCGAGAGGGCCACGGGGTGCGTGCCGCTGGTGCACGTCGACGACCTCTGCCGCGCCGAGCTGTTCGTCGCCGAGGAGGTATCTGCCGCGGGGAGGTACATCTGCTGCAGCATCAACACGACCATCGCCGAGCTCGCGCGTTTCCTCGCGGACAAGTACCCGCAGTACGACGTGAAAACGAGCCTGCT CTCCGGCGAGCGGCTTGAGAAGCCGAGAGTGCGTCTGTCGTCCGAGAAGCTGGTGAAGGAAGGGTTCGAGTTCAGGTACAGAACGCTGGATGACATGTACGACGACATGGTCGAGTATGGCAAGACCCTGGGAATCCTGCCCA GTGGCACAGCCGACGAGATGTCTACCGGCAACAGGAAGAAGACGGCGTGCGTGACCGGAGGGAACGGGTACATCGCCTCCGCGCTCATCAAGATGCTGCTAGAGAGAGGGTACGCCGTGAAGACGACGGTCAGGAAACCCG ATGACATGGAGAAGAACTCCCACCTTAAGGACCTGCAGACTCTTGGATCCTTGGAGATCTTCCGCGCCGACTTGGATGAAGATGGCAGCTTTGACGACGCCGTCGCCGGCTGCGACTACGCCTTCCTAGTCGCCGCTCCAGTGAACCTCCACACGAAGAATCCTGAG AAAGAGCTGATCGAGCCCGCTGTCAGGGGAACTCTGAACGTCATGCGGTCGTGCGTGAAGGCCGGGACGGTGAGGCGCGTGGTCCTGACCTCGTCGGCGGCCTCGGTCTCCAGCAGGCCGCAGCTGCAGGGCGACGGGCTCGTGCTGGACGAGGACTCGTGGTCCGACGTCGAGTACCTCAGAGCCCACAAGCCTGCAGGGCCCTGG GGGTACCCGGTGTCGAAGGTGCTCCTGGAGAAGGAGGCGTACAGGTTCTCGGAGGAGCATGGCATCAGCCTCGTCACCGTCTGCCCCGTCCTCACCGTCGGCGCCGCGCCGGCCCCGACCGTGCGCACCAGCGTCCCAAACTGCCTCTCCCTTCTATCCG GCGACGAGGCAGAGTTCGCGGTGCTGGACGCAATCGAGAGGGACGCCGGCTGCGTGCCGCTGGTGCACGTCGACGACCTCTGCCGCGCCGAGCTGTTCGTCGCCGAGGAGGACGCCGCCGCGGGGAGGTACATCTGCTGCAGCCTCAACACGACCATCACCGACCTCGCACGGTTCCTCACGGACAATTACCCGCAGTACGGCGTGAAAACGAACCTGCT CTCCGGCGAGCAGCTTCAGAAGCCGAGAGTGCATCTGTCGTCCGAGAAGCTAGTGAAGGAAGGGTTCGGGTTCAGGTACACGACGCTGGATGACATGTACGACGACATGGTCGAGTATGGCAAGGTCCTGGGAATCCTGCCCTGCTGA
- the LOC8066844 gene encoding anthocyanidin reductase ((2S)-flavan-3-ol-forming) yields MSSGDGKKKTACVTGGNGYIASALIKVLLEKRYAVKTTVRNPDDMAKNSHLKDLQALGHLEVLRADLDEEGSFDDAVAGCDYAFLVAAPVNLMSENPEKELIEPAVQGTLNVLRSCAKVGATLKRVVLTSSAGSVIVRPELQGDGHVLDEESWSDVEYLTANKSGLWAYPVSKVLAEKAASRFAEEHGISLVTVCPVVTVGAAPARSARPSVLNCLSLLSGDEAAFGALRAMEMSGMLALVRVEDLCRAEVFLAEEEAAAAGRYLCCGLNTTILQLARFLSEKYPQYTVKTNLLAGELLEKPRVCLSSAKLVGEGFDYKYKTLDGMYDDMINYGKALRILPGK; encoded by the exons ATGTCGTCcggcgacgggaagaagaagacGGCCTGCGTGACCGGAGGAAACGGGTACATCGCCTCGGCGCTCATCAAGGTGCTGCTTGAGAAACGATACGCCGTCAAGACGACAGTCAGGAACCCCG ATGACATGGCGAAGAACTCCCACCTCAAGGACCTGCAGGCGCTCGGCCACCTGGAGGTCCTCCGCGCCGACCTCGACGAAGAAGGCAGCTTCGACGACGCCGTCGCCGGCTGCGACTACGCTTTCCTAGTCGCTGCTCCGGTGAACCTCATGTCAGAGAATCCTGAG AAAGAGCTGATCGAGCCGGCAGTCCAAGGGACTCTCAACGTGCTGAGGTCGTGCGCGAAGGTGGGGGCGACGTTGAAGCGCGTGGTCCTGACCTCGTCGGCGGGCTCCGTGATCGTCAGGCCGGAGCTGCAAGGCGACGGGCATGTGCTCGACGAGGAGTCCTGGTCCGACGTCGAGTACCTCACCGCCAACAAGTCCGGTCTCTGG GCGTACCCGGTGTCCAAGGTGCTCGCAGAGAAGGCGGCGAGCAGGTTCGCGGAGGAGCACGGCATCAGCCTCGTCACCGTCTGCCCCGTGGTCACCGTGGGCGCCGCGCCGGCCCGGAGCGCCCGCCCCAGCGTCCTCAACTGCCTCTCCCTTCTATCAGGCGACGAGGCAGCGTTTGGCGCGCTGAGAGCCATGGAGATGTCCGGCATGCTGGCGTTGGTCCGCGTCGAAGACCTCTGCCGCGCCGAGGTGTTTCTcgccgaggaggaggcggcggccgccGGGAGGTACCTCTGCTGCGGCCTCAACACGACCATCCTCCAGCTCGCACGCTTCCTGTCCGAGAAGTACCCGCAGTATACTGTGAAGACGAATCTGCT CGCCGGCGAGCTGCTTGAGAAGCCGAGAGTGTGCCTCTCGTCAGCGAAGCTGGTCGGAGAAGGGTTCGACTACAAGTACAAGACGCTGGATGGGATGTACGACGACATGATCAACTACGGCAAGGCCTTGAGGATTCTGCCCGGAAAATGA